A genomic window from Diospyros lotus cultivar Yz01 chromosome 2, ASM1463336v1, whole genome shotgun sequence includes:
- the LOC127794490 gene encoding leucine-rich repeat receptor-like serine/threonine-protein kinase BAM3 has protein sequence MSHFKSIQGPLFFSLQFFKCSLLFFNLDSSAMAASGASLALVVSLLLVFLGSSHSVSLQALSLKRQASVLISLKQAFEAPNSFLDSWNMLNLESLCSWTGIKCDSENRSVVLLDLSNYNISGSFSPVITELQTLVNLSVSGNSFSGAFPPEIHKLGSLQFLNISNNLFNGSLDWQFLELRELLVLDAYNNEFSGSLPLGVAELTKLKHLDFGGNYFSGEIPASYGRLEQLDFLSLAGNNLVGSIPGELGNLNNLKDLRLGYYNQFDGGIPPEFGKLIKLVHLDLSSCGLKGPIPPELGNLEKLDTLFLQTNQLIGSIPPQLGNLTSLKSLDLSNNGLTREIPVELSRLQELTLLNLFINKFHGEIPRFIAELPKLEVLKLWQNNFTGSIPPWLGQNGKLIELDLSTNKLTGQVPNSLCSGRRLKILILLNNFLFGPLPEDLGKCDTLSRVRLGQNYLSGSIPSGFLYLPELSLMELQNNYLTGQVEEEMGKVPSKLSQLNLSNNRLSGYLPSSIGNFSSLKILLLNGNRFTGDIPSDIGRLKNILKLDMSRNNFSGGIPPDIGNCFLLTYLDLSQNQLSGPIPVQIAQIHILNYLNISWNHLNQSLPREIGSMKSLTSADFSHNNFSGWIPETGQYSVFNSTSFIGNPHLCGSYSNHCDYSSTSPVAATNQKDNKPKVPGKYKLIFALGLLFCSLVFALLAIIKTRKVRKNSNSWKLTAFQKLEFGSENILECLKDNNIIGRGGAGIVYRGTMPNGEPVAVKKLLGISKGSSRDNGLSAEIQTLGKIRHRNIVRLMAFCSNKDTNLLVYEYMPNGSLGEVLHGKRGAYLKWDTRLNIAVEAAKGLCYLHHDCSPLIIHRDVKSNNILLNSDFEAHVADFGLAKFLQDTGTSECMSAIAGSYGYIAPEYAYTLKVDEKSDVYSFGVVLLELVTGRRPVGDFGEEGMDIVQWTRIETNWTKEKVVRILDERLKNVPLDEAMQVFFVAMLCVQEQSVERPTMREVVQMLAQARQPNSFPLQ, from the exons ATGTCCCATTTCAAAAGCATCCAAGgccctctctttttctctcttcaattctttaAATGTTCACTGCTTTTCTTCAACCTTGATAGTTCAGCAATGGCTGCTTCCGGTGCTAGCCTTGCTCTCGTCGTTTCTCTCCTCCTCGTTTTCCTCGGATCTTCTCATTCAGTTTCTTTACAGGCCCTGTCTCTTAAGAGGCAGGCTTCGGTTCTGATTTCTCTTAAACAAGCATTTGAAGCTCCCAACTCTTTTCTGGATAGCTGGAATATGTTAAACTTGGAGTCCCTCTGCTCGTGGACCGGCATCAAGTGTGACTCCGAGAACAGATCAGTGGTTTTGCTGGACTTGTCTAACTACAACATCTCTGGCTCTTTCTCACCTGTGATCACTGAGCTTCAGACTCTTGTTAACTTATCGGTGTCTGGAAACAGCTTCTCGGGAGCTTTCCCACCCGAAATTCACAAGCTGGGAAGCCTGCAGTTCCTCAACATTTCAAATAACCTGTTTAATGGAAGCCTGGATTGGCAGTTCTTGGAGTTGAGGGAGCTCTTGGTGCTGGATgcttacaacaatgaattctcTGGTTCTCTTCCTTTGGGGGTTGCCGAGCTTACGAAGCTGAAGCATTTGGATTTTGGCGGGAATTACTTTTCGGGTGAAATCCCTGCTAGCTATGGAAGGCTAGAGCAGCTAGATTTTCTCTCCTTAGCAGGAAACAATTTGGTTGGTTCTATACCCGGTGAGCTCGGGAACCTTAATAATCTGAAGGATCTTCGTTTGGGGTACTACAATCAGTTTGATGGCGGAATCCCACCCGAATTCGGCAAGCTGATCAAATTGGTTCATTTAGACCTCTCAAGTTGTGGCTTGAAAGGTCCAATTCCTCCAGAGTTGGGCAATCTGGAGAAGCTGGACACCCTGTTTTTGCAAACAAATCAGCTCATCGGTTCAATCCCTCCCCAGCTAGGCAATCTCACCAGCTTGAAGTCCCTTGATCTTTCCAACAACGGGCTCACAAGAGAGATCCCGGTTGAGCTCTCGCGCCTGCAGGAGCTCACCCTCCTGAACCTGTTCATCAACAAGTTTCATGGTGAGATTCCTCGGTTCATAGCCGAGCTGCCTAAGCTGGAGGTCCTGAAGCTTTGGCAGAACAACTTCACTGGATCCATCCCACCATGGCTCGGACAGAATGGTAAGCTAATTGAGCTTGATCTCTCCACCAACAAGCTCACCGGGCAAGTGCCTAACTCTCTGTGTTCTGGAAGGAGGTTGAAAATCTTGATTTTGCTGAACAATTTTCTGTTTGGTCCTCTACCTGAGGACTTGGGAAAATGCGACACGCTCTCAAGAGTTCGACTTGGGCAGAATTACTTGAGTGGATCGATACCAAGTGGTTTTCTCTACTTGCCTGAATTATCACTGATGGAACTACAGAACAATTATCTGACTGGACAGGTTGAGGAGGAGATGGGCAAGGTACCTTCGAAACTTAGCCAGCTGAATCTGTCAAACAATCGCTTATCGGGTTATCTTCCTTCTTCTATCGGAAACTTCTCGAGCTTGAAGATCCTTCTTCTGAATGGAAATCGATTCACGGGGGATATTCCATCTGATATAGGCCGGTTGAAGAATATCCTTAAGTTAGACATGAGTAGAAACAACTTCTCTGGTGGAATCCCTCCCGATATTGGTAATTGTTTCCTGCTGACTTACTTGGATTTGAGCCAAAACCAACTCTCAGGTCCAATTCCAGTTCAAATTGCTCAAATCCACATTCTAAATTACCTCAACATCTCTTGGAACCACTTGAACCAGAGCCTTCCCAGGGAAATAGGATCCATGAAGAGCCTAACCTCTGCAGATTTTTCCCACAATAACTTCTCAGGCTGGATACCTGAAACCGGACAATATTCTGTATTCAACTCCACTTCCTTTATCGGCAACCCTCATCTCTGTGGATCGTACTCGAATCACTGTGACTATTCGTCAACCTCACCGGTAGCAGCCACCAACCAAAAAGACAACAAACCCAAGGTCCCGGGAAAATACAAGCTTATTTTTGCTTTGGGGCTTCTGTTTTGTTCCTTGGTTTTTGCTCTATTGGCAATTATCAAGACCCGGAAGGTGAGGAAGAATTCGAATTCATGGAAGCTTACTGCATTCCAAAAGCTAGAATTTGGAAGCGAAAACATCTTAGAATGCTTAAAAGACAACAACATTATAGGCAGAGGTGGAGCAGGGATTGTGTATAGAGGAACAATGCCAAATGGAGAGCCAGTAGCAGTGAAGAAACTGTTGGGGATAAGCAAAGGCTCTTCTCGTGACAATGGCCTCTCCGCAGAGATCCAGACACTGGGCAAGATCAGGCACAGGAATATCGTGCGACTGATGGCGTTCTGTTCAAACAAAGACACCAATTTGCTGGTTTACGAGTACATGCCAAATGGAAGCTTAGGTGAAGTTCTTCATGGCAAGAGAGGTGCATATCTCAAGTGGGACACCAGGCTCAACATAGCCGTGGAGGCGGCCAAAGGCCTCTGTTACTTGCACCATGACTGCTCTCCTTTGATAATTCACCGCGATGTCAAGTCCAACAACATCTTGCTCAACTCTGATTTCGAGGCTCATGTAGCAGATTTCGGGCTTGCCAAGTTCTTACAAGACACCGGAACTTCAGAGTGCATGTCTGCAATTGCCGGCTCTTATGGCTATATTGCTCCAG AGTATGCATACACATTAAAAGTTGATGAGAAAAGCGACGTCTACAGCTTCGGGGTGGTGCTTCTAGAGCTTGTAACAGGCAGGAGGCCAGTGGGAGATTTTGGGGAAGAAGGGATGGACATTGTTCAATGGACAAGGATTGAAACGAACTGGACGAAAGAAAAGGTGGTCAGAATCCTTGATGAGAGGCTGAAAAATGTTCCTCTAGATGAAGCAATGCAGGTCTTCTTTGTGGCAATGCTGTGTGTGCAAGAACAGAGTGTGGAGAGGCCAACCATGAGGGAAGTTGTCCAGATGCTTGCTCAAGCCCGGCAGCCGAATTCGTTTCCCTTGCAATGA